In the Populus trichocarpa isolate Nisqually-1 chromosome 1, P.trichocarpa_v4.1, whole genome shotgun sequence genome, one interval contains:
- the LOC18094710 gene encoding uncharacterized protein LOC18094710 isoform X1, translating to MAREFATCVEYGLSLSKRIYYGKEMTPAVSAAMTRSMSSKSSELAESYLPTAVMAYAVVPEPELVDNPDVPSYQPYVHGRCEPPALIPLQMHGAVAMEIDCCFDHANVCFSGAWRVHCIKASRKCDVRIAVPMGEQGSLLGVEVDVTGRSYHSQLIQAEDANGNEKVSRGWNGRLIKGSMYSFEIPEVGGGSTFSIKVTWSQKLLYHEGQFSLNVPFSFPSFVNPIGKKISKREKILLNVNSGVGKEILCRCASHALKELRREVGKMGFLYDAEVLTWSSADFSFSYNVYSKDLFGGVLLQSPFLRDFDDRQMFCCYLFPGDNQSMKAFRKEVIFLIDISGSMKGNPFESAKNGLLSSLQKLNPEDSFNIIAFNVETYLFSSLMEQATKEAILKATQWLNDNLTADGGTNILAPLEQALKLLAETTDSIPLIFLITDGAVEDERDICNFVKGSLTSGGSISLRICTFGIGTYCNHYFLRMLAQIGRGHFDTAYDADSVDFRMQRLFATASSIILANITVDALESLDSLELLPFCIPDLSCGCPLIVSGRYSGNFPDSVKLSGILADMRKFTIDIKAQKAKDLPVDRVVARRQIDLLTANAWLSGSKELEQKVAKMSIQSGVPSEYTLMVLHHTLREEKASETILIQNVFNKINPLKKMDLQTKIMLGNLCVGFGNLSATAENIPPGTEETKSSDATEMFNAASNCCSRVVERCCCMCFIQTCSYMNNQCAIVLSQLCAALACFECMNCCIELCECG from the exons ATGGCGAGAGAGTTCGCAACATGCGTGGAGTACGGATTGAGTCTTTCGAAGAGAATTTACTACGGAAAGGAAATGACCCCGGCGGTATCGGCAGCGATGACGCGGTCGATGTCATCGAAGTCATCGGAGTTGGCGGAGAGTTACTTGCCGACTGCGGTGATGGCTTATGCGGTGGTTCCGGAGCCGGAGCTGGTGGACAATCCAGACGTCCCTAGTTATCAGCCGTACGTTCATGGGCGGTGTGAGCCGCCGGCGTTGATACCATTGCAGATGCATGGAGCGGTGGCTATGGAGATTGATTGCTGTTTTGATCATGCAAACGTTTGTTTTAGCGGCGCGTGGCGCGTGCATTGTATTAAAGCGAGTAGGAAATGTGATGTCCGCATTGCCGTTCCCATGGGAGAGCAg GGTTCACTTCTAGGTGTCGAGGTTGATGTTACTGGAAGATCTTATCATAGTCAGTTGATCCAAGCAGAAGATGCAAATGGCAATGAAAAAGTAAGCAGAGGATGGAATGGGCGTTTAATAAAAGGCAGCATGTATAGTTTTGAAATTCCAGAG GTTGGAGGAGGGTCAACTTTCTCGATCAAAGTGACTTGGTCTCAAAAGTTGCTATATCATGAGGGTCAATTCAGTCTCAATGTACCATTTAGTTTTCCATCATTTGTCAATCCCATCGGCAAGAAGATTTCTAAGAGGGAAAAGATACTTTTGAATGTGAACTCTGGTGTTGGTAAAGAAATTTTATGCAGGTGTGCTAGCCATGCTCTAAAG GAGCTCAGGCGTGAAGTTGGTAAAATGGGTTTCTTATATGATGCAGAAGTACTGACTTGGTCAAGTGCTGACTTCAGTTTTTCCTACAAC GTCTACTCCAAGGATTTATTTGGTGGTGTGCTTTTGCAGTCCCCATTCTTACGAGATTTTGATGACAGACAAATGTTTTGCTGCTATCTATTTCCTGGAGACAACCAGAGCATGAAA GCTTTCAGGAAGGAAGTGATATTCTTAATTGATATCAGTGGAAGCATGAAAGGGAATCCTTTCGAGAGTGCAAAGAATGGATTATTGTCATCTCTCCAGAAGCTCAACCCAGAAGATTCTTTCAACATTATAGCGTTCAATGTGGAGACCTACTTATTCTCATCATTAATGGAACAGGCAACTAAAGAAGCAATATTAAAAGCTACTCAGTGGCTTAATGATAACTTAACTGCAGATGGTGGCACCAACATTTTAGCCCCCCTCGAACAG GCTTTAAAGCTGTTGGCTGAAACTACTGATTCAATTCCTCTCATTTTCCTCATCACTGATGGGGCTGTTGAAGATGAAAGAGATATTTGCAATTTTGTCAAAGGTTCTCTCACAAGCGGGGGATCGATTTCTCTTCGCATATGTACATTTGGTATAG GTACATATTGTAATCACTATTTCTTGCGAATGCTTGCACAAATTGGGAGGGGTCACTTTGATACAGCTTATGATGCAG ATTCGGTTGATTTTCGAATGCAGAGATTATTCGCAACTGCATCATCAATCATTCTAGCCAATATAACCGTTGATGCTTTGGAATCTCTAGACTCGCTTGAG TTGCTTCCGTTTTGTATCCCAGACCTCTCATGTGGATGCCCATTGATTGTATCTGGGAGGTATAGTGGAAACTTCCCAGACTCTGTCAAGCTAAGTGGCATCTTGGCAGACATGAGGAAGTTCACAATAGACATAAAAGCGCAAAAGGCAAAGGATCTGCCTGTTGATAGA GTAGTTGCAAGGAGACAAATTGATTTACTCACAGCTAATGCATGGTTGTCAGGAAGTAAAGAACTGGAACAGAAG GTTGCAAAAATGAGCATACAATCTGGGGTTCCATCTGAATACACCCTCATGGTTTTACATCACACTCTTAGAGAAGAGAAAGCCTCGGAAACAATTCTGATACAGAAT GTGTTCAACAAGATCAACCCCCTTAAGAAAATGGACTTACAGACGAAAATCATGTTAGGGAACCTATGCGTTGGCTTTGGCAACTTGAGTGCAACAGCTGAGAACATTCCTCCAGGAACTGAGGAGACAAAGTCATCTGATGCAACTGAGATGTTCAATGCTGCTTCAAACTGCTGTAGCAGGGTGGTGGAGCGCTGCTGTTGCATGTGCTTCATTCAAACTTGTTCATATATGAATAATCAATGCGCTATTGTCCTCTCCCAGCTCTGTGCCGCCCTTGCTTGCTTTGAGTGCATGAACTGTTGTATTGAGCTCTGCGAATGCGGGTAA
- the LOC18094710 gene encoding uncharacterized protein LOC18094710 isoform X2 gives MAREFATCVEYGLSLSKRIYYGKEMTPAVSAAMTRSMSSKSSELAESYLPTAVMAYAVVPEPELVDNPDVPSYQPYVHGRCEPPALIPLQMHGAVAMEIDCCFDHANVCFSGAWRVHCIKASRKCDVRIAVPMGEQGSLLGVEVDVTGRSYHSQLIQAEDANGNEKVSRGWNGRLIKGSMYSFEIPEVGGGSTFSIKVTWSQKLLYHEGQFSLNVPFSFPSFVNPIGKKISKREKILLNVNSGVGKEILCRCASHALKELRREVGKMGFLYDAEVLTWSSADFSFSYNAFRKEVIFLIDISGSMKGNPFESAKNGLLSSLQKLNPEDSFNIIAFNVETYLFSSLMEQATKEAILKATQWLNDNLTADGGTNILAPLEQALKLLAETTDSIPLIFLITDGAVEDERDICNFVKGSLTSGGSISLRICTFGIGTYCNHYFLRMLAQIGRGHFDTAYDADSVDFRMQRLFATASSIILANITVDALESLDSLELLPFCIPDLSCGCPLIVSGRYSGNFPDSVKLSGILADMRKFTIDIKAQKAKDLPVDRVVARRQIDLLTANAWLSGSKELEQKVAKMSIQSGVPSEYTLMVLHHTLREEKASETILIQNVFNKINPLKKMDLQTKIMLGNLCVGFGNLSATAENIPPGTEETKSSDATEMFNAASNCCSRVVERCCCMCFIQTCSYMNNQCAIVLSQLCAALACFECMNCCIELCECG, from the exons ATGGCGAGAGAGTTCGCAACATGCGTGGAGTACGGATTGAGTCTTTCGAAGAGAATTTACTACGGAAAGGAAATGACCCCGGCGGTATCGGCAGCGATGACGCGGTCGATGTCATCGAAGTCATCGGAGTTGGCGGAGAGTTACTTGCCGACTGCGGTGATGGCTTATGCGGTGGTTCCGGAGCCGGAGCTGGTGGACAATCCAGACGTCCCTAGTTATCAGCCGTACGTTCATGGGCGGTGTGAGCCGCCGGCGTTGATACCATTGCAGATGCATGGAGCGGTGGCTATGGAGATTGATTGCTGTTTTGATCATGCAAACGTTTGTTTTAGCGGCGCGTGGCGCGTGCATTGTATTAAAGCGAGTAGGAAATGTGATGTCCGCATTGCCGTTCCCATGGGAGAGCAg GGTTCACTTCTAGGTGTCGAGGTTGATGTTACTGGAAGATCTTATCATAGTCAGTTGATCCAAGCAGAAGATGCAAATGGCAATGAAAAAGTAAGCAGAGGATGGAATGGGCGTTTAATAAAAGGCAGCATGTATAGTTTTGAAATTCCAGAG GTTGGAGGAGGGTCAACTTTCTCGATCAAAGTGACTTGGTCTCAAAAGTTGCTATATCATGAGGGTCAATTCAGTCTCAATGTACCATTTAGTTTTCCATCATTTGTCAATCCCATCGGCAAGAAGATTTCTAAGAGGGAAAAGATACTTTTGAATGTGAACTCTGGTGTTGGTAAAGAAATTTTATGCAGGTGTGCTAGCCATGCTCTAAAG GAGCTCAGGCGTGAAGTTGGTAAAATGGGTTTCTTATATGATGCAGAAGTACTGACTTGGTCAAGTGCTGACTTCAGTTTTTCCTACAAC GCTTTCAGGAAGGAAGTGATATTCTTAATTGATATCAGTGGAAGCATGAAAGGGAATCCTTTCGAGAGTGCAAAGAATGGATTATTGTCATCTCTCCAGAAGCTCAACCCAGAAGATTCTTTCAACATTATAGCGTTCAATGTGGAGACCTACTTATTCTCATCATTAATGGAACAGGCAACTAAAGAAGCAATATTAAAAGCTACTCAGTGGCTTAATGATAACTTAACTGCAGATGGTGGCACCAACATTTTAGCCCCCCTCGAACAG GCTTTAAAGCTGTTGGCTGAAACTACTGATTCAATTCCTCTCATTTTCCTCATCACTGATGGGGCTGTTGAAGATGAAAGAGATATTTGCAATTTTGTCAAAGGTTCTCTCACAAGCGGGGGATCGATTTCTCTTCGCATATGTACATTTGGTATAG GTACATATTGTAATCACTATTTCTTGCGAATGCTTGCACAAATTGGGAGGGGTCACTTTGATACAGCTTATGATGCAG ATTCGGTTGATTTTCGAATGCAGAGATTATTCGCAACTGCATCATCAATCATTCTAGCCAATATAACCGTTGATGCTTTGGAATCTCTAGACTCGCTTGAG TTGCTTCCGTTTTGTATCCCAGACCTCTCATGTGGATGCCCATTGATTGTATCTGGGAGGTATAGTGGAAACTTCCCAGACTCTGTCAAGCTAAGTGGCATCTTGGCAGACATGAGGAAGTTCACAATAGACATAAAAGCGCAAAAGGCAAAGGATCTGCCTGTTGATAGA GTAGTTGCAAGGAGACAAATTGATTTACTCACAGCTAATGCATGGTTGTCAGGAAGTAAAGAACTGGAACAGAAG GTTGCAAAAATGAGCATACAATCTGGGGTTCCATCTGAATACACCCTCATGGTTTTACATCACACTCTTAGAGAAGAGAAAGCCTCGGAAACAATTCTGATACAGAAT GTGTTCAACAAGATCAACCCCCTTAAGAAAATGGACTTACAGACGAAAATCATGTTAGGGAACCTATGCGTTGGCTTTGGCAACTTGAGTGCAACAGCTGAGAACATTCCTCCAGGAACTGAGGAGACAAAGTCATCTGATGCAACTGAGATGTTCAATGCTGCTTCAAACTGCTGTAGCAGGGTGGTGGAGCGCTGCTGTTGCATGTGCTTCATTCAAACTTGTTCATATATGAATAATCAATGCGCTATTGTCCTCTCCCAGCTCTGTGCCGCCCTTGCTTGCTTTGAGTGCATGAACTGTTGTATTGAGCTCTGCGAATGCGGGTAA